Proteins found in one Alicyclobacillus cycloheptanicus genomic segment:
- a CDS encoding IclR family transcriptional regulator — MLAVIRTMQLLDRLAGVPEGKGVLELSAELHIHKADVSRILSTLEAEGYVIRDPLSERYKISFKFVAMALRHQDRTQLEDVVHPVLVNLVQEIGESVQFAVEQNRQLIYVDRVDGIKPLRVASMLGRIAPLHATAAGKVWMASLPDEEVVALMQTHGMPAVTEHTITNIDDLLKELAKVREQGFAVSREEVNPTVFGLAAPVRDRRQQVRAVVVATLPMYEASEERVEFVRDGVVRAANEIAERLVLFW, encoded by the coding sequence TTGCTGGCAGTCATCAGAACCATGCAGCTGCTCGACAGACTTGCTGGCGTTCCGGAGGGCAAGGGCGTGCTTGAGCTTTCTGCCGAACTTCATATTCATAAGGCGGATGTATCACGGATACTTTCCACCCTGGAAGCGGAGGGGTACGTGATCCGCGACCCGCTGTCGGAGCGCTATAAAATTTCGTTCAAATTTGTGGCGATGGCGCTTCGCCATCAGGACCGCACGCAGCTCGAAGACGTCGTTCATCCCGTCCTCGTGAACCTTGTTCAGGAAATCGGAGAGAGTGTTCAGTTCGCGGTTGAGCAGAACCGTCAACTGATTTACGTCGACCGCGTGGATGGCATCAAACCGCTCCGCGTGGCCTCCATGCTGGGCAGAATCGCACCGCTGCACGCCACGGCGGCCGGGAAGGTCTGGATGGCCAGTCTTCCGGACGAAGAGGTGGTTGCGCTCATGCAAACGCACGGGATGCCGGCGGTGACGGAGCATACCATCACAAACATTGACGACTTGCTCAAGGAACTGGCCAAGGTGCGGGAACAGGGTTTTGCCGTGTCTCGTGAGGAGGTCAATCCAACCGTGTTTGGCCTCGCTGCGCCGGTGCGTGACCGCAGGCAGCAGGTCCGGGCTGTGGTCGTCGCAACCCTTCCAATGTATGAAGCGAGTGAGGAGCGTGTCGAATTCGTCCGGGACGGTGTGGTTCGGGCCGCGAATGAGATCGCCGAGCGACTGGTGCTGTTTTGGTGA
- a CDS encoding heme o synthase, whose amino-acid sequence MYVTRTEATANPQSFIEKTLQTIKVYTAVTKPRIMILLLFTAYCAMIVAQKGFPDIYITIFTLVGLALSSGGSAAINMWYDRDIDAVMQRTAKRPLPAGMADPRKVLWFGIVLEAVSFFLLAFAVNWLTAVFSLAGFVYYVFIYTMWLKRTTPQNIVIGGGAGAFPPLVGWAAVTGSVGLIAIVMFIVVFLWTPPHFWALALYKNEDYTRAGIPMMPVVRGPRVTKRQSVIYAALLLLASISVYFTHDAGPIYLVTAGLLGIAFLIYNIMNYRERDDSFVWAKRTFRFSVMYLPALFVLMVFSMGH is encoded by the coding sequence GTGTATGTAACCCGAACTGAAGCAACAGCCAATCCCCAGTCTTTCATTGAAAAGACGCTGCAAACAATCAAAGTGTACACAGCGGTCACGAAGCCGCGCATCATGATTCTGCTGCTGTTCACAGCGTATTGCGCGATGATTGTTGCACAAAAGGGATTTCCAGACATCTATATCACGATTTTCACACTGGTTGGCTTGGCGTTGTCGTCCGGTGGTTCCGCGGCCATCAACATGTGGTACGATCGCGACATTGACGCCGTCATGCAGCGAACCGCCAAACGCCCGCTTCCGGCAGGCATGGCCGATCCGCGCAAGGTCCTCTGGTTTGGGATTGTCCTGGAGGCGGTGTCGTTCTTCCTGCTGGCCTTTGCGGTGAACTGGTTGACGGCGGTATTCTCGCTCGCGGGATTTGTGTATTACGTGTTTATCTACACGATGTGGTTGAAACGGACAACCCCGCAGAACATCGTGATTGGCGGCGGCGCCGGCGCATTTCCGCCGCTCGTAGGCTGGGCGGCCGTGACCGGCAGCGTCGGTCTCATCGCGATTGTCATGTTCATCGTCGTCTTCCTGTGGACACCACCGCACTTCTGGGCGCTTGCGCTGTATAAGAATGAGGACTATACACGCGCCGGGATCCCGATGATGCCCGTGGTTCGCGGACCGCGGGTGACCAAGCGGCAAAGCGTGATTTACGCGGCATTGTTGCTGCTGGCGTCGATTTCTGTGTACTTTACGCACGATGCTGGGCCCATCTACCTGGTGACGGCAGGACTGCTGGGGATTGCGTTCCTCATTTACAACATCATGAACTATCGCGAGCGTGACGACTCCTTTGTGTGGGCCAAGCGGACCTTCCGTTTTTCGGTGATGTACCTGCCTGCGTTGTTCGTGCTCATGGTATTCAGCATGGGGCACTGA
- a CDS encoding sugar ABC transporter ATP-binding protein produces the protein MNGLVVKGLSKSFDTVQVLKEISFTLLPGEIHALVGANGAGKSTLISVLSGLFTAYEGTIEIDGTPVTLHNPAEAHLAGIRTLHQEFDVSLFPSLSTAENLLLQTRIGRDTPWVFPPRGVTPRLQQQLAAIEGGTIPLDERVANLRPADRQKLAIAIALDERARFLIFDEPTASLSPDQAAHLLTVLEQLRARGMGILYVSHHLNEVFQIANRISVLRDGRLVDEFPVSDEDRQSARLRDRTIRAMLNKDAMDLYPARRKRPAASAPLVTIRNLSTPAGVSSVNLEIYPGEVVALTGLVGAGKTELVRALFGLDAVTSGEILWEGRKIVRNTPRAMIRRGAGFVPEDRHHQGLHLSHSVLENLSLPFLQGVKGFAGGVSRAREKALGETLRQAVGLVAPSLTIEARGLSGGNQQKVVFAKWLRIATKLLILDEPTKGVDVGARSGIYRLIRDMAERGVSVLMATSELDEAIGNADRILVMHRGRIVYETSEDIGTDALMRYATGGKGGMLHG, from the coding sequence TTGAATGGATTGGTTGTCAAAGGGTTGAGCAAATCGTTTGATACGGTTCAAGTGTTAAAGGAGATTTCGTTCACCTTGCTGCCCGGAGAGATTCACGCCCTCGTTGGGGCCAACGGTGCCGGAAAGTCGACGTTGATCAGCGTCCTCTCTGGGTTGTTCACGGCGTACGAAGGCACCATCGAGATCGACGGCACCCCCGTCACGCTCCACAATCCGGCCGAGGCTCATTTGGCTGGCATTCGGACACTGCACCAGGAATTTGATGTGAGTTTGTTTCCGAGCCTTTCCACCGCCGAAAATTTACTGCTGCAGACTCGAATTGGCAGGGACACGCCGTGGGTGTTTCCGCCGCGTGGCGTGACCCCGCGTTTACAGCAGCAACTGGCAGCCATTGAAGGCGGGACCATTCCGCTCGATGAGCGGGTTGCCAATTTACGGCCGGCGGATCGTCAAAAACTGGCCATTGCGATCGCGCTGGATGAACGGGCTCGCTTCCTGATTTTTGACGAACCTACGGCTTCCCTCTCTCCGGACCAGGCGGCGCATTTGTTGACCGTTCTTGAGCAGCTGCGTGCGCGAGGGATGGGTATTCTGTACGTTTCGCACCACTTGAATGAAGTGTTTCAAATCGCGAATCGCATATCTGTGCTGCGTGACGGAAGGCTGGTCGACGAATTTCCTGTTTCGGACGAGGACCGCCAATCAGCGCGGCTGCGTGATCGCACCATCCGGGCGATGTTGAACAAGGACGCGATGGACCTCTATCCTGCGCGTCGGAAAAGGCCTGCCGCATCGGCGCCATTGGTCACCATCCGCAACCTGTCAACGCCTGCGGGTGTGAGCAGCGTCAATCTGGAAATTTACCCAGGTGAAGTGGTCGCGCTGACCGGGCTGGTTGGCGCTGGCAAGACGGAGTTGGTGCGCGCTTTGTTTGGGTTAGATGCGGTGACCTCCGGCGAGATTTTGTGGGAAGGCCGGAAAATCGTACGAAACACGCCGCGGGCGATGATTCGCCGCGGTGCAGGTTTTGTCCCAGAAGACAGGCACCATCAGGGGCTGCACTTGAGTCATTCCGTGCTGGAGAATTTGAGCTTGCCGTTTTTGCAGGGGGTCAAGGGCTTCGCCGGCGGGGTCTCCCGGGCGCGGGAAAAAGCATTGGGTGAGACGCTGCGGCAAGCCGTTGGATTGGTCGCCCCCAGCTTAACCATCGAGGCACGGGGACTCAGCGGAGGGAACCAGCAAAAGGTCGTGTTTGCGAAATGGCTGCGCATTGCAACGAAATTGCTGATCTTGGATGAACCCACCAAAGGCGTGGATGTGGGGGCCAGGTCCGGTATCTATCGATTGATTCGCGACATGGCGGAACGAGGGGTGTCTGTCTTGATGGCTACTTCTGAATTGGATGAAGCGATTGGCAATGCGGACCGTATCCTGGTCATGCACCGCGGGCGAATCGTCTACGAAACCAGCGAGGACATCGGGACCGATGCGTTGATGCGCTATGCAACAGGTGGGAAAGGAGGTATGCTCCATGGCTGA
- a CDS encoding ABC transporter permease: MADVPTLSEPVQPAAKRAAADPKFLLGKYGTVAIFVLIILVFSILRPKFLTVSDFADILVSTSIMFFISLGVMSSLVVNGFDVSIGSIASLASMVAAGLMVLHKAPLWIAIVVPLAVGAAVGLVNALFIVRFKMPDLLVTLGMMFAVDGIQQTYSNGENIYPQMALSSGKTAPGTFWPGFNYIANGKLFGVPFPIILTVIIGAVMFYLFEKTRWGRQFYATGDNPEASRIAGIPVHRYRAFAYVLSGVLAAVGGLVLASLLGSGENEAGAPYLLNAVTATYMGFSVWGMNRANVVGTFVGALFLSVLLTGLTMLNVPYTAQNIFQGGLLILAIAFTAFSNRKRQA; encoded by the coding sequence ATGGCTGACGTACCAACCTTGTCTGAGCCCGTGCAGCCTGCCGCAAAGCGAGCTGCCGCCGACCCAAAGTTTCTGCTCGGCAAATACGGCACGGTGGCGATTTTTGTCCTCATCATCTTGGTTTTCAGCATCCTGCGCCCAAAGTTTTTGACCGTTTCTGACTTCGCCGATATTTTGGTGTCGACGTCCATCATGTTCTTCATTTCCTTGGGCGTGATGTCATCCCTGGTGGTGAACGGATTCGACGTCTCGATTGGCTCCATCGCCAGCCTTGCGTCGATGGTCGCGGCTGGGCTGATGGTATTGCACAAGGCGCCGCTTTGGATCGCGATTGTGGTGCCACTGGCAGTGGGTGCCGCCGTTGGATTGGTCAACGCCCTCTTTATTGTCCGCTTCAAAATGCCTGACCTGTTAGTCACCTTGGGCATGATGTTTGCCGTGGACGGCATTCAGCAAACCTACTCGAACGGCGAGAATATTTATCCGCAAATGGCGTTGTCTTCGGGGAAAACGGCGCCGGGCACGTTCTGGCCGGGTTTCAACTACATCGCGAACGGCAAGCTGTTTGGCGTTCCGTTCCCAATTATCCTCACGGTCATCATCGGCGCCGTCATGTTCTACCTATTCGAAAAAACGCGTTGGGGGCGGCAGTTTTACGCCACGGGGGACAATCCGGAAGCTTCCCGAATTGCGGGGATTCCGGTGCACCGTTATCGAGCCTTCGCGTACGTGTTGTCGGGGGTGTTGGCAGCTGTTGGCGGCCTTGTTTTAGCCTCTCTGCTGGGATCCGGTGAAAACGAGGCGGGGGCTCCCTACTTATTGAACGCTGTGACGGCGACGTATATGGGGTTTTCCGTCTGGGGGATGAACCGCGCCAACGTCGTCGGAACGTTCGTGGGCGCACTGTTCCTCTCCGTGCTTCTCACCGGGCTGACCATGTT
- a CDS encoding sugar ABC transporter substrate-binding protein: protein MKRQMKKLVFPIAAALVLAAGCGTQAATSNAATSDTADSVKVKPVHIAVVSLYDNDEWSAQFLSGLKAAAQNYPDVTLTETQASYNQAEMVSQLQAVIAQHPDVIIVNHASQPSALAPAVQQAINQGIKVISVEADIPVKGVAHANENNQQLATLSLDALAKGIHNKGNIAVIWVGGFTPMVQREVSLKAFEKAHPDIHVIATYGDASNTTISDTMARTEALLRQYPNAGQLSAIWASWDQFAIGAVKAEQALQRNVPIYGIDVSNQDLALMKQSNSPWKATAANDVYQYGAAMVNYAVRDAYGQSIPSSIWIPGALIEQSNLPPQGENIHDFFLSILPSETSLGSSPLLQQLAKEKQ, encoded by the coding sequence ATGAAGCGTCAGATGAAAAAATTAGTCTTTCCGATTGCGGCCGCATTGGTGTTGGCGGCTGGGTGCGGGACACAAGCCGCGACTTCCAATGCAGCCACATCGGACACGGCGGATTCTGTGAAGGTAAAACCTGTACATATTGCGGTGGTCAGTCTGTACGACAACGATGAATGGTCTGCGCAGTTTTTGAGCGGGCTCAAGGCCGCTGCGCAAAACTATCCCGATGTCACGCTGACTGAAACGCAAGCTTCGTATAACCAGGCGGAAATGGTGAGTCAGTTGCAGGCGGTGATCGCCCAGCATCCGGATGTCATCATCGTCAACCATGCGTCACAGCCTTCGGCTCTGGCACCCGCGGTTCAACAGGCCATCAACCAAGGCATTAAGGTGATTAGTGTGGAAGCGGACATCCCCGTCAAGGGGGTCGCGCATGCAAACGAGAACAATCAGCAGCTAGCGACCTTGTCATTGGATGCGCTGGCGAAAGGCATTCATAACAAGGGAAACATCGCCGTCATTTGGGTTGGTGGTTTTACGCCGATGGTGCAGCGGGAGGTGTCGCTCAAAGCATTTGAAAAGGCACATCCAGACATTCACGTCATTGCCACTTACGGAGATGCGAGCAATACCACCATCTCCGACACAATGGCTCGAACAGAAGCGCTGTTGAGGCAGTATCCCAACGCAGGGCAGCTGAGCGCGATTTGGGCTTCTTGGGACCAGTTTGCCATCGGCGCGGTCAAGGCAGAGCAGGCGTTGCAACGCAATGTCCCGATTTACGGCATTGACGTGTCCAACCAGGACCTCGCTTTAATGAAGCAGTCCAATTCACCGTGGAAGGCCACTGCCGCCAACGATGTCTATCAATACGGGGCCGCCATGGTCAACTATGCGGTTCGCGATGCGTACGGGCAGTCCATTCCATCGTCGATTTGGATTCCCGGAGCACTGATCGAACAATCGAACCTGCCTCCGCAAGGTGAAAACATTCACGACTTCTTCCTCTCCATTCTGCCAAGTGAAACCAGCTTAGGCAGTTCACCTTTATTGCAGCAATTGGCGAAAGAAAAGCAGTGA